In Candidatus Rokuibacteriota bacterium, the DNA window GGTGCCGCGCAGCGACGCCGATAGCATGTCCTCCATCCGCAGCCCCTCCGCCAGCGGCAGGCTGAGCCCGCGCAGGATCGCCTCCTTGGCGGCCCTCAGCGCGAGCGGCCCGCGCTCGCAGAGCGTCTGCGCCCACGCCATCGCCGCCGGCATCACCTGGGAGGGCTCCACCACCTTGTTGACGAGCCCGATGCGGAGCGCCTCC includes these proteins:
- a CDS encoding enoyl-CoA hydratase/isomerase family protein; amino-acid sequence: VRWAIIPGGGGTQRLPRAVPLAKAMELTLLAEPIDAQEALRIGLVNKVVEPSQVMPAAMAWAQTLCERGPLALRAAKEAILRGLSLPLAEGLRMEDMLSASLRGTLDAVEGPKAFAEKRKPRFLGR